One Primulina tabacum isolate GXHZ01 chromosome 10, ASM2559414v2, whole genome shotgun sequence DNA segment encodes these proteins:
- the LOC142505274 gene encoding LOW QUALITY PROTEIN: ATP-dependent 6-phosphofructokinase 3-like (The sequence of the model RefSeq protein was modified relative to this genomic sequence to represent the inferred CDS: deleted 1 base in 1 codon) codes for MGLEFNSMPKIVNGEHGYILEDVPHLSDYIPNLPVHPNPLEDNTAYSTVRQYFVHVDDSVPQKAVVHKDSPRGVHFRRAGPREKVYFESEDVHACIVTCGGLCPGLNTVIREIVCGLHHMYGVNRVIGINGGYRGFFSKNTVSLTPNSVNDIHKRGGTILGTSRGGHDTKKIVDSIQDRGINQVYIIGGDGTQKGAAVIFEEIKRRGLKVAVAGIPKTIDNDIPVIDKSFGFDSAVEEAQRAINAAHVEATSIENGIGFVKLMGRYSGFIAMYATLASRDVDCCLIPESPFYLEGAGGLFEYIEKRLKEQGHMVIVMAEGAGQELLSEDFRTANQHDASGNKLLDDCGLWMSRRIKDHFSKKRKMAINLKYIDPTYMIRAIPSNASDNVYCTLLAQSAVHGAMAGFTGFTVGLVNGRQTYIPFYRINEVRNKVIITDRMWARLLSSTNQPSFLSQKQATEIDEKEHPDTQLLDDSFADGEAEIKDITR; via the exons ATGGGATTGGAGTTTAATTCGATGCCTAAAATCGTGAATGGGGAGCATGGTTACATTTTGGAGGATGTGCCACACTTGTCTGATTATATTCCTAACCTTCCT GTTCATCCGAATCCTTTGGAAGATAATACTGCATATTCAACTGTTAG gcAATATTTTGTTCATGTTGATGATTCCGTACCACAAAAG GCGGTTGTTCACAAGGATAGTCCAAGAGGAGTTCATTTTAGACGAGCTGGTCCTCGCGAAAAA GTTTATTTCGAGTCGGAAGACGTACATGCTTGTATTGTTACGTGTGGAGGTTTATGCCCTGGTTTAAACACA GTTATTCGGGAAATAGTATGCGGTTTACATCATATGTATGGGGTAAATCGAGTTATAGGAATAAAT GGAGGATACCGAGGTTTTTTCTCGAAAAACACAGTCTCTCTGACGCCCAACTCTGTAAACGACATTCATAAACGCGGGGGAACTATTTTGGGGACTTCTCGGGGCGGTCATGACACCAAAAAGATTGTTGATAGCATTCAGGACCGTGGAATCAACCAG GTCTATATAATAGGAGGAGATGGAACACAGAAAGGCGCTGCAGTAATTTTTGAG GAAATCAAAAGACGTGGTCTAAAGGTTGCGGTGGCGGGTATTCCTAAAACCATAGATAACGACATTCCG GTGATAGACAAATCATTCGGTTTTGATTCTGCTGTCGAGGAAGCCCAACGTGCTATTAATGCTGCACATGTTGAAGCTACAAGTATTGAGAATGGAATCGGTTTTGTGAAGTTAATGGGAAGATATAGTG GATTTATCGCCATGTATGCTACCCTTGCGAGTCGAGACGTGGATTGCTGCCTTATTCCGGAATCACCCTTTTATCTTGAAGGAGCTGGTGGACTTTTTGAATACATAGAGAAACGGCTGAAAGAACAAGGGCATATGGTGATTGTCATGGCCGAAGGGGCCGGACAGGAGCTACTCTCTGAGGATTTTCGAACTGCAAATCAACACGATGCTTCTGGTAATAAGCTTCTGGATGATTGTGGACTATGGATGTCTCGACGGATTAAG GATCATTTTtcgaaaaaaagaaagatggcaATTAATCTAAAATATATAG ATCCCACATACATGATTCGGGCTATTCCTAGCAATGCATCCGATAACGTGTACTGCACCCTTCTTGCTCAAAGTGCTGTTCATGGAGCCATGGCCGGGTTTACTGGTTTCACAGTAGGGCTCGTAAATGGCAGACAAACTTATATACCCTTCTAT CGAATTAACGAAGTACGGAACAAGGTCATAATCACCGATCGAATGTGGGCAAGGCTGCTGTCTTCCACAAATCAGCCAAGTTTCTTGTCTCAAAAACAGGCCACTGAAATTGACGAGAAGGAACACCCGGATACGCAATTATTAGACGACAGTTTCGCAGATGGAGAAGCTGAAATTAAAGATATCACACGCTAG